One Bradyrhizobium sp. CCGB12 genomic window carries:
- a CDS encoding DUF4082 domain-containing protein — MSPATATAVTNVNDAGAVAINGTATQNQILTASVTDLDGVPATIGYVWQSSPDGSTWTNLTATTASLTLDGSLVGKRIRVNAAYTDPFGTSESVTSAATAPVAALNSGPTSLFTTQTPAQPNFTDGPGADWELGMRFTSSNPGQIQAIRFYKSPSETGTHVGKIWSATGQQLATVTFTSEGASGWQQQALAAPLTITAGTTYVVSVNTNSYYALTSQGFASPITNGGLSAPIGAGVYNDAAGVFPNLVYQNENYFRDVVFVSGTSNPNNHPGVVSVSGTPTQNQALTATVSDADGVPATITYQWQQSANGSTWTNISGATASTLILGQAHVGSFVRATATYTDLQGSSETPLSPATATAVTNVNDVGAVAINGTATQNQILTASVTDLDGVPATIGYVWQSSPDGSTWTNLTATTASLTLDGSLVGKRIRVNAAYTDPFGTSESVTSAATAPVAALNSGPTSLFTTQTPAQPNFTDGPGVDWEIGMRFTSSNPGQIQAIRFYKSPSETGTHVGYIWSSTGQQLATVTFTNEGASGWQQQALATPLNITAGTTYVVSVNTNSYYALTSQGFASPITNGGLSAPAGAGVYNDVEGAFPSLVYQNENYFRDVVFVPGAIISLVNNATIYVSEAAGTATITVTRSGDLQSQTTVEYTTNEIGSAGAAQAGLDFIQPTFNGRANTGQVVFGPGESTKSFTVSIVNDQLVEGSETFAVGLQNPASGSLGVPRTVLVTVVDDDSPSTISMADMAVSVSETTPSATLTLLRSGSIDQPATIQFTTSNGSALAGSDYTASSGTVTFAAGQLSQNISVPIINDSAGEADESFTVTLSNPTGAALGAQTTTTVSILDNDSLNIGSLTRQTAVTGLSEPTAIDWTPDGRYMLVAQKGGVVRVVDNGTLRSTPLIDLSSEVNEYGDRGLLGIAINPNFASNPYVYLLYTYDPPETAGQTGLAARDQAGNRPSRLVRVTVNPATMVADPASEIVLVGKNSIWAYTSRPDVNSNGDPNIPPSGIVNGTTITAPASQIETGPQDNDPNHAGIQNQNIRDYLATDGDSHSIGAVHFGPDGYLYLTVGDGTSYNFADPRAVRVQDIHNLSGKMLRVDPTTGEGVPGNPYYQASDPNSNQSKIFDYGVRNAYRFSFDPVTNLPVFGDVGWNTYEEINTGPAGSNFGWPYLEGPGRTGSYQDLSQAISFYNNGNRNNTSDLPAVFPILSRSHGAPDNAAAITAGDFYNQNTLLFDDVLNGNIYAATLNASRQVTNVQVVDSGIPGIVDLQKGPDGSIYGADVYDGTIRRWVDSSTTSASTLGLAAPAF; from the coding sequence TTGAGCCCCGCGACCGCCACGGCGGTGACCAACGTCAACGACGCTGGTGCCGTCGCGATCAACGGCACGGCGACCCAGAACCAGATTCTGACGGCTAGCGTCACCGATCTCGATGGTGTGCCGGCGACGATCGGCTATGTCTGGCAGAGCAGCCCTGATGGCAGCACCTGGACGAACCTCACCGCCACCACGGCGAGCCTCACCCTCGACGGCAGCCTGGTCGGCAAGCGTATCCGGGTCAATGCCGCCTACACCGATCCGTTCGGCACGAGCGAGAGCGTGACGAGCGCAGCGACGGCGCCGGTTGCGGCGCTGAATTCCGGGCCCACGAGTCTGTTCACCACCCAGACGCCAGCTCAACCGAACTTCACCGACGGGCCAGGGGCGGATTGGGAGCTCGGGATGCGCTTCACCAGCAGCAATCCCGGACAGATCCAGGCGATCCGGTTCTACAAGTCCCCCAGCGAGACGGGCACGCATGTGGGGAAAATCTGGTCGGCCACGGGCCAGCAACTGGCGACGGTGACGTTCACGAGCGAAGGCGCATCGGGCTGGCAGCAGCAGGCGCTCGCCGCGCCGCTGACCATCACCGCGGGCACCACCTACGTGGTCTCCGTCAACACCAACAGCTACTACGCCCTGACGTCGCAGGGCTTCGCCTCACCCATCACCAACGGCGGGCTGAGCGCGCCGATCGGCGCCGGCGTCTACAACGATGCCGCAGGCGTCTTCCCGAACCTCGTCTATCAGAACGAGAACTATTTCCGGGACGTCGTGTTCGTGTCCGGTACGTCGAACCCCAACAATCACCCAGGCGTGGTGAGTGTCAGCGGGACACCGACGCAGAACCAGGCGTTGACGGCGACCGTGAGCGATGCGGACGGAGTGCCGGCCACCATCACCTATCAGTGGCAGCAGAGCGCGAACGGCAGTACCTGGACCAACATCAGCGGCGCGACGGCGAGCACGTTGATCCTTGGGCAGGCCCACGTCGGCAGCTTCGTGCGTGCCACCGCCACGTATACGGACCTCCAGGGCAGCAGCGAGACTCCATTGAGCCCCGCGACCGCCACGGCGGTGACCAACGTCAACGACGTCGGTGCCGTCGCGATCAACGGCACGGCGACGCAGAACCAGATTCTGACGGCTAGCGTCACCGATCTTGATGGTGTGCCGGCGACGATCGGCTATGTCTGGCAGAGCAGCCCTGACGGCAGCACCTGGACGAACCTCACCGCCACCACGGCGAGCCTCACCCTCGACGGCAGCCTGGTCGGCAAGCGCATCCGGGTCAATGCCGCCTACACCGATCCGTTCGGCACGAGCGAGAGCGTGACGAGCGCAGCGACGGCGCCGGTTGCGGCGCTGAATTCCGGGCCCACGAGTCTGTTCACCACCCAGACGCCCGCTCAACCGAACTTCACCGACGGGCCAGGGGTGGATTGGGAGATCGGGATGCGCTTCACCAGCAGCAATCCCGGACAGATCCAGGCGATCCGGTTCTACAAGTCCCCCAGCGAGACAGGCACGCATGTGGGGTACATCTGGTCGTCCACGGGCCAGCAGCTGGCGACGGTGACGTTCACGAACGAAGGCGCATCGGGCTGGCAGCAGCAGGCGCTCGCCACGCCGCTGAACATCACCGCCGGCACCACCTACGTGGTCTCCGTCAACACCAACAGCTACTACGCCCTGACGTCGCAGGGCTTCGCCTCACCCATCACCAATGGCGGGCTGAGCGCACCGGCAGGCGCCGGCGTCTACAACGACGTTGAGGGCGCCTTCCCGAGCCTCGTCTATCAAAACGAAAACTACTTCCGGGACGTCGTGTTTGTTCCAGGGGCCATCATCTCATTGGTCAACAATGCGACGATCTACGTCAGTGAAGCGGCGGGCACAGCAACCATCACAGTCACGCGATCGGGCGATCTGCAGTCTCAAACGACTGTGGAGTACACAACGAATGAGATAGGCAGCGCCGGGGCGGCGCAGGCTGGATTGGACTTTATCCAACCTACGTTCAATGGCCGAGCGAATACGGGCCAGGTTGTCTTCGGACCTGGCGAGAGCACCAAGAGCTTCACCGTCTCGATCGTGAACGATCAACTCGTCGAGGGCAGCGAGACGTTCGCCGTCGGCCTTCAGAATCCCGCATCCGGCTCGCTGGGAGTCCCCCGGACGGTGCTGGTGACCGTAGTCGACGACGATTCACCCTCCACCATCTCCATGGCGGACATGGCGGTGAGCGTATCCGAGACCACGCCTTCAGCGACCCTCACGCTGTTGCGTAGCGGCAGCATCGATCAACCCGCCACGATCCAGTTCACAACGAGCAACGGCAGTGCGCTCGCGGGATCGGACTACACGGCATCGTCGGGCACCGTCACCTTCGCCGCCGGCCAGCTCAGCCAGAACATCTCGGTCCCGATCATCAACGACTCAGCAGGGGAAGCCGACGAGAGCTTCACCGTCACCTTGAGCAATCCAACGGGTGCCGCTCTCGGCGCACAGACGACCACCACCGTAAGTATCCTCGACAACGACAGTCTCAATATCGGGAGTCTGACGCGCCAGACCGCCGTGACCGGGTTGAGCGAGCCAACGGCGATCGATTGGACTCCCGACGGCCGCTACATGCTGGTTGCACAGAAGGGCGGTGTGGTGCGCGTGGTGGACAACGGCACACTGCGGTCGACGCCGCTCATCGACCTTTCGAGCGAGGTGAATGAGTACGGCGATCGCGGACTACTTGGGATCGCGATCAACCCGAATTTCGCCAGCAATCCCTATGTCTACCTGCTCTACACCTACGATCCACCCGAAACGGCGGGCCAAACGGGACTCGCAGCACGCGATCAGGCCGGGAATCGACCTTCTCGTCTGGTCAGGGTGACTGTCAACCCCGCCACCATGGTTGCCGATCCGGCGAGCGAAATCGTGCTGGTCGGCAAGAACAGCATCTGGGCCTATACGAGCCGGCCCGACGTTAACAGCAACGGCGATCCTAACATTCCCCCATCAGGTATCGTCAACGGCACCACCATAACGGCACCCGCCAGCCAGATAGAGACCGGACCGCAGGATAACGATCCGAACCACGCGGGGATTCAGAATCAGAACATTCGCGATTATCTAGCGACGGACGGCGACTCCCATTCCATCGGTGCCGTTCATTTTGGTCCCGACGGCTATCTCTACCTCACCGTGGGCGACGGCACGTCATATAATTTCGCTGACCCTCGCGCGGTGCGAGTCCAGGACATCCACAATCTGTCGGGCAAGATGTTGCGGGTCGATCCGACCACGGGCGAGGGCGTGCCCGGCAACCCCTACTACCAGGCCAGTGATCCGAACAGCAATCAGTCGAAGATATTCGATTATGGTGTCCGCAACGCCTACCGCTTCAGTTTCGATCCGGTCACCAATCTGCCCGTGTTCGGAGATGTGGGCTGGAACACCTATGAAGAGATCAATACCGGCCCGGCTGGCTCGAATTTCGGGTGGCCCTACCTGGAAGGGCCGGGCCGGACCGGCAGCTACCAAGACCTTTCGCAGGCGATCAGTTTTTACAACAATGGCAACCGCAACAATACGTCGGACCTGCCTGCCGTATTCCCCATCCTGTCGCGCAGCCACGGCGCTCCGGACAATGCCGCTGCGATCACCGCGGGAGATTTCTACAATCAGAACACCCTGCTCTTCGACGATGTCCTCAATGGAAACATCTACGCTGCCACCTTGAACGCGAGCCGACAGGTCACCAATGTCCAGGTCGTGGATTCCGGCATTCCCG